In Candidatus Paceibacterota bacterium, a single window of DNA contains:
- a CDS encoding RNA polymerase sigma factor, with protein sequence MNKTDEQLAELCRKQDHQAFQELMNRYLRPIFNFNRQYARAIEDVDDITQDTFFKVWKYIGKFKQGMTFRPWLYTIARNTALDHIKKKKAVSFSELDDNENNLSFAETIEDIEPSQIEILENDILSKNLSGKLESLHPDYQAVITLRYNEEMTFEEIAVVVNRPMNTVKSWHRRALIQLQKLMKDHLHQKH encoded by the coding sequence GTGAACAAAACTGACGAACAATTAGCAGAACTTTGCCGTAAACAAGACCATCAGGCTTTTCAAGAACTGATGAATCGTTATCTTCGGCCGATATTCAATTTCAATAGACAATATGCAAGAGCAATAGAAGATGTTGACGACATCACTCAAGATACTTTCTTCAAGGTCTGGAAATATATTGGAAAATTCAAACAAGGCATGACTTTTCGGCCTTGGTTATACACGATAGCCAGAAACACCGCTTTGGATCATATAAAAAAGAAAAAGGCAGTTTCATTCTCAGAATTAGATGATAACGAAAACAACCTTTCTTTTGCAGAGACAATAGAAGATATTGAGCCGTCACAAATAGAAATCCTCGAAAATGATATTTTATCAAAAAACTTATCAGGTAAATTAGAATCCCTTCATCCAGACTATCAAGCAGTAATAACTCTACGCTATAACGAAGAGATGACTTTTGAAGAAATAGCTGTAGTTGTAAATAGACCGATGAACACAGTCAAAAGTTGGCACCGAAGAGCACTCATTCAATTACAAAAACTAATGAAAGATCACTTGCACCAAAAACATTAA
- a CDS encoding HlyD family efflux transporter periplasmic adaptor subunit — MIKQNIFKKIFNWSKSHRILSIIIFLVIIFIGYRIYKSVFPTVTIPSYTLSMAKMGSITQTITGSGQVSASNQTDILSQSSGTIKSINVSVGQTVHTGDLIATIDSVNASINLESAKLSYAKLVKPATSADIAISKNNLTKAYDSGWNAVSGVFLNLPNIMSGMKDLLYSQTGFLSDQNSASLSSMGRTYRDTTGRSYDLAVAQYQKVLQEYKDLTRTSATSSIDILIADTYTTIKMVSEATANAQNAINYIITNQSEYQSSSASSALSSVTTWSSQANSDVSNIISAQNSILSSANSFDTLITGADSLDIRSAQLNLEQAQRTYDDYFVRAPYNGIIGRIPVNVYGQASSGTTIATIIGQQKMASISLNEVDAAKIKVGQSVKITFDAIDNFNAVGTVSVVDQIGTVSSGVVSYGVKILINTDDARIKPGMSVNTTIITLQKDNVLTVPSSAIKKQGNESYVQTLEKSLFTSTVAPTNTTGTTTRNYNGLASTTRNFAGTQNTRAVTISTNTTPKKVIVTTGDSDDTNTEILSGLNRGDLVITKTTNGSSAQTTTAPSILSGMTGARRTSGSVSMPTR; from the coding sequence ATGATTAAACAAAATATTTTTAAGAAGATTTTTAATTGGTCAAAAAGTCACAGGATTTTATCTATAATCATATTTTTGGTTATCATCTTTATTGGTTATCGCATATACAAATCTGTATTTCCTACGGTCACAATACCTTCTTATACTCTCTCCATGGCAAAGATGGGTTCTATCACCCAGACCATCACTGGTAGTGGTCAAGTTTCAGCTTCCAATCAAACCGACATTCTCAGTCAATCTTCAGGAACAATAAAATCCATCAATGTTTCAGTCGGTCAGACTGTTCATACGGGTGACCTCATCGCTACCATTGACTCAGTCAATGCTTCAATAAACCTTGAAAGTGCCAAATTGTCTTATGCAAAACTAGTCAAACCTGCTACATCAGCTGATATTGCTATATCAAAAAATAATTTAACAAAGGCTTATGACTCTGGCTGGAATGCAGTTTCTGGAGTATTCCTAAATCTACCAAATATTATGTCTGGAATGAAAGACCTTTTGTACAGTCAGACAGGATTTCTTAGTGATCAAAACTCAGCATCTCTTTCATCTATGGGTAGGACTTACCGTGACACCACTGGTAGAAGCTATGATTTAGCAGTTGCTCAATATCAAAAAGTTCTACAAGAATACAAAGATCTAACTCGTACCAGTGCCACTTCTAGTATAGATATACTCATAGCAGATACATACACAACTATAAAGATGGTATCTGAAGCAACAGCAAATGCTCAAAATGCCATCAACTATATTATTACCAATCAATCTGAATATCAAAGTTCCTCGGCTAGTTCTGCATTATCCAGTGTTACGACATGGTCTAGCCAAGCTAATTCCGATGTTTCAAATATAATTTCTGCTCAAAATTCTATCCTAAGTTCTGCAAATTCATTTGATACCTTGATCACTGGCGCTGATTCTCTAGACATAAGATCTGCACAACTCAACCTTGAACAAGCTCAGAGGACTTATGACGATTATTTCGTAAGAGCTCCATACAACGGTATCATTGGACGTATTCCAGTAAATGTCTACGGACAAGCTAGTTCTGGTACGACAATAGCTACAATAATCGGTCAGCAAAAGATGGCTAGTATCTCTTTGAATGAAGTAGATGCCGCCAAAATCAAAGTCGGTCAATCTGTCAAAATAACTTTTGATGCTATAGATAATTTTAACGCCGTCGGAACAGTTTCTGTTGTAGATCAGATCGGTACAGTTTCTAGTGGTGTAGTTTCTTATGGAGTAAAAATACTCATCAATACAGATGATGCTCGTATCAAACCAGGCATGAGTGTTAACACAACTATTATCACCTTACAAAAAGATAATGTTTTGACTGTGCCTTCTTCCGCAATAAAGAAACAAGGTAATGAAAGTTACGTACAGACTTTAGAAAAATCTCTATTTACTTCCACAGTTGCACCAACCAATACCACAGGAACCACAACTAGAAATTACAATGGTCTTGCTAGCACAACGAGAAACTTCGCTGGTACTCAAAATACTCGCGCAGTCACCATTTCAACCAATACCACTCCAAAGAAAGTCATCGTAACCACCGGAGATTCTGATGATACAAATACTGAAATACTAAGTGGATTAAATCGTGGTGATCTCGTAATTACAAAAACAACAAACGGAAGTTCTGCCCAGACGACCACAGCTCCAAGTATTCTCTCTGGTATGACAGGAGCTCGCAGGACAAGTGGTTCTGTTAGTATGCCAACGCGTTAA
- a CDS encoding ABC transporter ATP-binding protein: MIEISKITKTYMNGENATHALRGVSFTIQDGEFVAIMGPSGSGKSTLMHILGALDTPTSGTYKLDGHDVSKLSDDELADIRRNQIGFVFQSFNLLPRATALRNVTLPLIYADVPEHERVKRAEDSLISAGMTADRFNHKSNELSGGQIQRVAIARALVNNPSLILADEPTGNLDSQTGDIVLGTFQKLNKEMGRTIILITHEREVAEHADRIIYIKDGLILEDGSGHEKRLIHHGKKGD, encoded by the coding sequence ATGATTGAAATTTCAAAAATAACCAAGACCTATATGAATGGTGAAAATGCTACACATGCTTTACGTGGTGTTTCATTCACTATTCAAGATGGAGAATTTGTAGCGATCATGGGACCTTCTGGATCTGGTAAATCAACCCTTATGCACATACTAGGTGCTCTAGATACACCAACGTCTGGGACTTACAAACTAGATGGTCATGATGTTTCCAAACTTTCTGACGATGAACTAGCTGACATTCGCAGAAACCAAATAGGCTTCGTCTTCCAATCATTCAACCTTCTACCACGTGCCACCGCTTTGCGAAATGTCACTTTGCCACTCATTTACGCTGATGTTCCAGAACATGAGCGTGTCAAACGTGCAGAAGATTCACTCATATCCGCAGGCATGACCGCTGACCGTTTCAACCACAAATCAAATGAACTTTCTGGTGGACAAATACAACGCGTAGCTATTGCAAGAGCTTTGGTCAACAACCCTTCTCTCATTTTGGCAGATGAACCAACTGGTAACCTAGACTCACAGACTGGAGATATTGTTTTAGGAACATTTCAAAAATTAAATAAAGAAATGGGAAGAACTATTATTCTCATCACTCATGAACGCGAGGTAGCTGAACATGCAGATAGAATCATTTATATAAAAGATGGTTTGATATTAGAAGATGGTAGTGGGCATGAAAAAAGACTTATTCATCATGGTAAAAAAGGAGATTAG
- a CDS encoding ABC transporter permease: MTTQDIIHETFSALTANKIRTSLTMLGIIIGISSVIIMVSIGQGAQNTIQSSIQSIGSNLIMVSPGATRSFGYTASTGRGSAKTLTIEDVDAISNEIQNIAAISPEVSGRYQITAKGTNSNTSVTGVKPAYTSVHNISVDNGSFISDENVSNRSKVAVIGPTTSEDLFGVGVDAVGQSIRINGMEFKVIGITKSKGGSGLGNQDDAIYVPLSSAQLFLIGDSNYVTALSISATESSVMKQLQSDITALLMERHKIKDPASADFSVMNQADIVSAASSVTSTFTILLAAVAGISLVVGGIGIMNMMLTTVTERTREIGLRKAIGAKARDINIQFLTEAVALTVIGGAIGVFLGWLVCYAITYFGVLQTSLSISSILLAFGVSAAIGIIFGYYPANRASKLNPIEALRYE, from the coding sequence ATGACCACCCAAGATATTATTCACGAAACATTCTCTGCCCTAACGGCCAACAAAATCCGTACTTCCCTTACCATGCTCGGCATCATCATTGGTATTAGTTCAGTTATCATCATGGTCTCTATCGGACAAGGTGCTCAAAATACTATCCAATCATCCATTCAATCCATCGGTTCAAACCTGATAATGGTTTCCCCCGGAGCGACTAGAAGTTTTGGCTACACAGCTTCCACTGGCCGTGGTTCTGCAAAAACTTTGACCATAGAAGATGTTGACGCTATCTCAAATGAGATTCAAAACATTGCCGCCATATCTCCAGAAGTAAGTGGTAGATATCAGATAACCGCAAAAGGTACCAATTCCAATACTTCAGTTACTGGAGTAAAGCCAGCCTATACATCTGTTCATAATATTTCTGTTGATAATGGTTCTTTTATTTCTGATGAAAATGTTTCAAATAGATCTAAAGTTGCTGTCATCGGTCCAACTACAAGCGAAGATTTATTTGGTGTAGGAGTAGATGCTGTCGGTCAATCCATCCGTATCAATGGTATGGAATTCAAAGTTATAGGTATAACGAAATCAAAAGGTGGTAGTGGTCTCGGTAATCAAGATGATGCCATCTATGTTCCTCTTTCATCAGCCCAACTTTTTCTTATTGGAGATTCAAACTATGTAACTGCTCTCAGTATTTCCGCTACAGAATCATCTGTAATGAAACAGCTGCAAAGTGATATCACAGCACTACTCATGGAACGTCACAAGATCAAAGATCCTGCCAGTGCCGACTTCAGTGTTATGAACCAAGCTGACATTGTCTCTGCAGCTTCCAGCGTTACGAGCACCTTCACGATCCTTCTCGCTGCTGTAGCCGGTATTTCTCTCGTCGTCGGTGGTATCGGTATTATGAATATGATGCTCACAACCGTAACAGAGAGGACTCGTGAGATAGGCCTACGCAAAGCTATTGGCGCCAAAGCAAGAGATATCAATATTCAATTTCTAACTGAAGCAGTTGCCCTCACGGTCATCGGTGGTGCTATCGGAGTCTTCTTGGGCTGGTTGGTATGTTATGCAATAACCTATTTTGGAGTCCTACAGACTTCTCTTTCTATATCATCCATTCTTCTAGCTTTTGGAGTTTCAGCAGCTATAGGAATAATCTTTGGATATTATCCAGCCAATAGGGCTTCGAAATTGAATCCGATTGAAGCGTTGAGGTATGAGTAA
- a CDS encoding ABC transporter ATP-binding protein has product MTTEILLQLKNIHVHYGGVKALDGASVSIDEGEIVALMGPNGAGKSTILKAIFGLAPIDSGEVFWEGQPFKPVSYEVVERGVSFVPQGRRVFHHLTVLENLEIGGFNVKSNVDRKERIANVLELFPALKTKLKAKSGTLSGGQQQMLAIARGLMPDPKVLLLDEPSLGLAPKIVKEVFEKIKEINERRKTAIFVVEHNLKSLLEITKRAYVLDKGKIYAEGNPKELIEQKILEKVFLGNL; this is encoded by the coding sequence ATGACTACTGAAATCCTATTACAACTCAAAAACATCCACGTCCACTATGGTGGAGTCAAAGCTCTTGACGGTGCTTCTGTTTCCATTGACGAAGGAGAGATTGTAGCCCTCATGGGCCCAAATGGAGCGGGAAAATCAACGATTCTAAAAGCAATATTTGGACTCGCACCTATTGATTCTGGAGAAGTGTTTTGGGAAGGACAACCATTCAAACCAGTATCGTATGAAGTCGTAGAAAGAGGAGTGTCGTTTGTACCACAAGGGCGTCGAGTGTTCCATCATTTGACTGTTTTGGAAAACCTAGAAATAGGTGGTTTTAATGTGAAGAGTAATGTTGACCGCAAAGAAAGAATAGCAAACGTCCTAGAATTGTTTCCTGCTCTAAAAACGAAACTCAAAGCTAAGTCCGGAACATTGTCTGGTGGTCAACAACAAATGCTTGCTATTGCCCGTGGACTTATGCCAGATCCGAAAGTCTTATTATTGGACGAACCATCATTAGGACTTGCGCCAAAAATAGTTAAAGAAGTATTTGAAAAAATAAAAGAAATAAATGAACGAAGAAAAACGGCAATATTTGTCGTTGAACATAATCTGAAATCATTACTTGAAATCACAAAGCGAGCGTACGTACTTGATAAGGGTAAAATTTATGCAGAAGGTAATCCAAAGGAACTGATAGAACAAAAGATATTGGAGAAAGTGTTTTTAGGGAATTTATGA